The following proteins are co-located in the Mycolicibacterium goodii genome:
- the rfbA gene encoding glucose-1-phosphate thymidylyltransferase RfbA — MRGIILAAGLGSRLHPITIGVSKQLLPVYDKPMVYYPLSTLILAGIRDILVITNPVDEHAFRTLLGDGSQFGIDIEYATQPKPEGIAQAFEIGRSFIGSDRVALALGDNIFHGPKLGVSLSRFVDIDGGGIFAYRVADPTAYGVVEFDAQFRAVSLEEKPKAPRSEYAVPGLYFYDNDVIEIAAGLKPSDRGELEITDVNRAYLEQGRLSVEELPRGTAWLDTGTFDSLLDACSYVRTIEQRQGLKVGVPEEAAWRRGLIDDDALRERGELLHKSGYGSYLLRLLDGWGGPA; from the coding sequence ATGCGCGGAATCATCCTGGCGGCCGGGCTCGGCTCGCGTCTGCATCCGATCACCATCGGCGTCAGCAAGCAGTTGCTGCCCGTCTACGACAAACCGATGGTCTACTACCCGCTGTCGACCCTGATACTCGCCGGCATCCGTGACATCCTCGTGATCACCAATCCCGTTGACGAACACGCCTTCCGGACCCTGCTCGGCGACGGCTCGCAGTTCGGCATCGACATCGAATATGCGACACAGCCCAAACCGGAGGGGATCGCGCAGGCATTCGAGATCGGGCGTTCCTTCATCGGATCCGACCGCGTCGCATTGGCGCTCGGCGACAACATCTTCCACGGCCCGAAGCTGGGTGTGAGCCTGAGCCGGTTCGTCGACATCGACGGCGGAGGCATCTTCGCCTACCGGGTCGCCGACCCGACCGCGTACGGCGTGGTCGAGTTCGACGCCCAGTTCCGCGCGGTGTCCCTCGAGGAGAAGCCGAAGGCACCGCGATCCGAGTACGCCGTTCCCGGCCTGTACTTCTACGACAACGACGTGATCGAGATCGCGGCAGGCCTGAAGCCATCGGACCGCGGTGAACTCGAGATCACCGACGTCAACCGCGCATATCTCGAGCAGGGACGGTTGTCGGTCGAGGAACTCCCGCGCGGCACCGCGTGGCTGGACACCGGGACGTTCGACTCACTGCTGGATGCGTGCAGCTACGTACGCACGATCGAGCAACGCCAGGGGCTCAAGGTCGGGGTGCCGGAGGAAGCGGCGTGGCGGCGTGGGCTCATCGACGACGACGCGTTGCGTGAGCGCGGCGAGCTTCTGCACAAGTCCGGCTACGGAAGCTACCTGCTGCGCCTGCTGGACGGTTGGGGAGGCCCCGCATGA